The Nicotiana sylvestris chromosome 6, ASM39365v2, whole genome shotgun sequence genomic sequence GTATgtttaaattcaaattcaaaaagagTGACTAATTATTAACAACACATAATGCATAATTTAAACTCATAAAGAGACTAATTATTACCTAACCTTAATAACTTTACCCTACATTGCCAAGTGGCCTATTGTGAGACTGTCACTTGGTTTAATGTTGAGGCTTTTTCCTCTcccttttaataatataaatatatagaAGATATGAATATTTTATCAAAAGCTTTGTAGTTCTGCTGTCGATAAATCTATTTGGGGGATAACTATTACACGTAATTGAAAATAAATGTCAAACTAGGAAAGTACATGTCTGATATTATCCATTATTATTGAGCTAAAGGAAGTAAAAGTGCTTATCAACGTGTATAATCTCTTTATCATGATAATGATTATATTTGCCTATAAAGTAAGGCATAAGAAGCAAAATCTATtcctaataaaatttaaataacatGGTATATGAGGACTTTTATAAAGTAGAGATCTTCCTTTATTGAGTTAGATAAGTAGGATGGACGTTTATCATTTTCAaaaatttgttttcaaaaataattcagacaatttttataaaaatatctACTATATAATTTctataataatttatatttattggTGCATGGTATAGGCATAACGCACGTGCTCTAGACTAATAATAACAAATGTTATGAGACGATGAGAGTAATTTTATAATGTCCACTTTAATCCACAAAATTTCCCACTgtaatgaaacaataaaagaagaagaacaatattgcagagaaagagagagaggaaattcttattgaattttgggatgatttacaatggggtaacacccctctatttatagggagaaatgacttagccacaaagtaaaactctttacaagatagacattcactctaaatagaattttattcataacactcccccttgaatgtctactcaataagtaatgtgcctcgttaaaaccttaactaaaataaaatccaataggaaaaaaaattctagaaaaggaaaaagagtacacatatctaacaatacgccttttggttgcctcgttaaaaaccttgtaaggaaaaccaagtgggacaaaaccttataagggaaaaagagtgcaacgcgcattaaactccccctgatgagagcatcatttCACATCCTTGAGtcttcgcatcccaatcttgtgtattagcttcttgaaggttgacgtcggtagagattttgtgaacaaatcagccatattatcacttgaacgaatttgttgcacattgatatcaccattcttttgaagatcataagtaaaaaataactttggtgaaatatgttttgtcctatctccttttatgaatcctcccatCAATTGGACTATGCatgttgcattgtcttcatacaaaattgtgggtagtttgTCACATTTTAAACCATATTTGTCTCGAatagatgtattatagacctcaatcATACACACTCTCGACTttcttcatgaatagcaattatctcagcatgattagatgaagtagccacaattgattgcttactcgatcgccaagatatggcagtgGCTCCACAGGTAAACACATAACCTATTTGAAATCGAGCCTTATgtgggtcagataaatacccagcatcagCATAACCAATAAGATCGGAATTGCAcatattgccataaaataagccatatcggtagtcccttttagataccgcaatatgtgtttgattccattccaatgtctccttATAGGAGCAGatctatatcttgctaagacattaactgaaaaagttatgtcaagccttgtagtattagcaagatacattagtgcaccaattgcactaagatatggtacttcaggaccaagtagctcttcattctcttcttgaggtcggaatggatccttattcacatcaagtgatcgaacaaccatcggaatacttaatggatgtgctccatccatgtaaaaccgtttcaataccttttctatgtaggcagattgatgaacaaaaattccgtttgccaaatgttcaatttgcaaaccaagacataattttgtctttccgagatctttcatctcaaattcattctttaaataatcaattgccttttgaagttctataggagttccaataaggtttatgtcatcaacatatacggcaagtacaacaaattccgatgttattttctttataaaaatacatgggcaaaatgacatcatttatatagccttcctttaataaatactcactaagacgatTATACCACATTCGTCCTGATTGCTTTAGATCATACAACGATCTTTGTAATTTGATTGAAAACATTTCCCGTGACTTTGAATTATTTGCTTTAGGCATTTTGAATCCCTCGGGAATTTTTATGTATATCTCATATCAAGTGAGCCATAAAGGTTAGAGgtaaccacatccattaaatgcatgtcaaacTTTTCATAGAtagcaaaactaatgagataacaaagcgttatagcatccataacgggtgaatatgtctcttcatagTCGACACCAGACCTTTGTGAAAAttcttgtgcaacaaggcgtgccttatatctttgtacctcattttttTCATTCCTTTTACTTACAAAGATccatttatagccaacaggcttaacaccattaggtgtttggactacaggcccaaaaacttcacgttttgcaagtgaattcaactctgattggattgcttcttgccattttggccaatcaagtctttgccggcattctccaacagattgaggttcaagatcctcactttcttgcataatgctagatgcaatATTTTATGCAAAGACATAATCTACCACTATATTCACTCGATTCAAATTTGTCGCAATATCaattggatttattgatagttccttattttcttgagtctcggGCTCAGTGgattcctcatgaatctcagaaTTTATAAAATTGTGGATTTCTTCATGAGAttctttcgtagtgtcattttgatcatttgttttcctttttctaggatttcgatctttggaacctaatggtctgccacgttttaggcgtgcttttgacccattagctatgacactagaagattgtccaacagagacatcaatacggattggaacattctctgcaaggatatgtgattttgttatccttttcaaatccataaatgcgtctggcatttgatttgatattctctgcaaatggataatcttttgcacatctttttcacaaatagaggcacgtggatcaagatgagataatgatggggttttccacaaaattttccgtttggtttcaccaacttctccccctaattttgggaaaagtgtctaatcgaatcgacaatctgcaaatctAGCAGTGATTAAATTCCCTGTTAAtgtttcaagatagcgaataatgtagggcgattcaaacccaacatatattcctaaccttctttggggacccattTTGGTGTGATATGGCggtgctacaggcacatatattgtgcatccaaaaattcttaaatgggatatattaggttcatgacccaaaactaattacaacggggaatatttatgataatttgtcggtcttagacgaactagcattgctgcatgcaaaatggcgtgaccccaaacagaagtgggcaacctcgttttcatgagtaacagtcttgctatcaattgtagacgtttaattaaagactctccaagaccattttgagtgtgaacatgagctacaggatattccacttttatcccaattgataagcaataatcattaaatgcttgggatgaaaactcagcaACATTATCAAatctaatagacttaattggattatcgaAAAAATTGTGCCCataatcgaattatttgtgccattaattttgcaaacccgaggttgcgagatgacaataggcacacatgagaccatttAGAAGATGcgtctattaagaccataaaatatctaaacgatccactaggtgggtgaataggtccacaaatgtccccttgtatacgttagatgggtgaataggtccacaaatgtccccttgtatatGTTCCAAAAATGTTGGGGATTCAATTCCAACATTTGTtagtgatggtctaataattaacttgccttgataacaagaagtgcaagaaaattcattatttaaaagaatctttaaattctttaatgaatgcccatttgagttttctataattcgtctcatcataattgatccagggtgtcccaatcgatcatgccaaaatacaaaagtattggaatcagtaaccttttggttCACAGTAtaatgtgcctcaattgcactaattcttgtccaatacaggccacaagataaagataagaacttctcaataaccctcttttggccagaaacattcttggtaatgatgagatattcaagattattctcatctattgtctcaatatgatatccatttcggcggatatctttaAAGCTCAACAAGTccctcttggacttggaggagaacattgcattctctatgataagtattgttcccttaggcagagttatagtagctcttctagagccttcaattaatttactactaccagaaattgtagtaacatttaccttacacatacttaaatgagagaaatatttcttctctttaaatattgtatgtgtcgtacatgaatcaactaaataaatatttttacaattgaacGTTGATCCATATTTGCTTTGTgagatatccatatttgcttcccatattttgacatacaaaagaaatatACTAATAAGCATTAGTATTTTCAGAGAAAATGggaagaaaacaaagttaaacCAATGATAAATAATGACATCTTAATAATAATTACGCAACTAATAATGTACTATGAACTATTCAGTGAGTATATTATTATTTACATAATTTCTATGCATATGACTGTTGATAACAAAATAACAACTTAATTACAACAAAACAAGTCAAACATTGATAATATAGCTGtcaagcaaattaaaaattatacagttgttttgtatttttaattttgtttctttaattattctacATACACAAAGCTGCATGCGTGTGTTATATATATTCTACTAAGTCATTGTTCATCAATCAAGCATTAATTAAGAATTGCATAAAAAAAATATTGCTATTAAATTTAAAATTTCTTTAAAATATAGACAATATATATAAATCATAGTATAATTACTTTATCGGTTAAACATGATAATGTCATGTATCAAAGATCACATGCACACTCCGATTTGAAACAATATTTACTATGAGTTATTTAAATTGCATTAAGTATTAATAAAACCAAATTACCTACTTATTTAATTACACAACAATGTAATGGTAACAATGTTTTTTTGATACTGCGACTTTAGAGTTGCATTATACAAGTCACACTAAAAAAACGATGAGTCACGTTAATTGCAAGCAAACATCTCAGTTTATACCATTATCTGACAGTGTTATCATATTAGAACACATAAACACTAGTTGTGAAATCATCATCTACATTTTCAGAAAATTCATTACTAAAGTTAAGATGACGCTTTTTCTATGAGCTAtactattttataaaataaataatactaaTGACTACTACTCATGTAAAAAACTATGGTTACATGATGTTTATTCACTAGCTAATACAAATAAGCAAAATCAAACTACTCAATCTTTTTTTACCACAGATCCATCACCGATCAAGTGGTCTATTTTTCCATCAGGGCGCTCAAAGAAGTCTGCCATATCTAAGTGGGTGATGTCAAATTTATTGTCATAGACAAAATTAGCTTTAGGGCATTTATTCTTTAGAGATGCTTGATAAAACTCAACCAAATGTCTTGGTACACGACAAATATTTGCCCAATGCCCTTTTCCACTTTTGGTGGTTATTTCTCTTTGGAGGGTGATTAACACCAGGAAAATTTCTTCCTTGTCTACggccacgaccatgaccacgaccacgaccacgaatagggccacgaccttttccacgcTTAGCATAATGGGAATACACCCCATCCACTTCAGGCAATGGTGTAGACCCAGTGGGTTGATTTTCGTGATTTCTCATGAGCAAGTCATTTTTTCGTTCAGCCACAAGGAGAAGAGAAATCTACTTAGAGTACTTTTTGAAACCTTTCTCTATGTACTGCTATTGCAGgaccatattggaggcatgaatcgttgtaaacgttttttcaagcatatcatagaTAGTATCTCctttctcttatatattgttgttatttttaatacgcatttttatggtactaatatatcatctcctattgctttttgagccgagggtctcctggaaacagcctctctacccttcggggtaggggtaaggtctgcgtacatattaccctccccagaccccacttgtgggattatactgggtcgttgttgttgttgttgtatcatagatagtatctccacagagtttcaatttagaagtaattctgaACATCGCAGAATTATATTCTGAAATAaacttaaagtcttggagcctcagatgagcccaatcatatcgtgcttgtggaagagtgaccaattttgagttgtcatatctttcctttaagctATTCCACAAAACACGTGGATCTTTGACTGTGAAATATTCTATTTTCAACtcttcatcaaggtgatggctcaagaaaatcaaggccttagcacagtcttgggtggatgctttagttttgtctttaatggcgtctccaagactcattgcatctaaatggatttcagcatccaacacccatgtcatatagttcttgcccgaaatttcaagggcaacgaactttcttttcataatgtcAGTCATAgttaaaaagaggagaaaagttaTATCTTAGTCTTCCCAAAGGCTTCTTGAGacggtagagtctcgtgctgataacgtgtaatgaaacaataaaagaagaagaacaatattgcagagaaagagaggaaattcttattgaattttgggatgatttacaatagGGTAAGACCCTCTATTTATAGTAGGAAAtaacttagccacaaagtaaaactcttTACAAAATAGATATTCCCTCTGAATAGAATTGTATTCGTAACGCCCGCAAAGTTTTGACTAATAAAACCCAAAAACACGATTGTCAAGAAAACCACAAGGACTAATATATTAGGCTACTGAAAACCCAGTAACTTTTGGTTCCAATTACCAAAATGACCTTGAACTCGGAGTCGCCGTCAACGAGCAACCGAGACTGGTTTTTCCCTTCACAATCGTTCAACGTTCCCCGAAGTCCGGCCCGGAGATTCTTTTCTCCTTACCCTCGAACGACGACCTCCTTCCAGaattcttcttcaaattttaCTTCGCCTCTGGCTGTACCCCGAACTTTACGACGCCGTATTAGTCACCGCCGCCGGATTCAGAACTCTGCTGGTGCTACTACAGATGAAATCGGCGGAAATTCAAACGATGCCGTTCTCATCCAGTCGGAGGACTGTCCAAGCTCCGGTAACAAAACGACAACGTCGGCTCATAAGAAATATACCGACTTTGTTCGTTGGCGAATGGCGTGCGTTATTGCAGTAACCTCTCTCTCTCCACATTGGCTAATTTTTACAAGATTATTGTTATTATGGAGAAGATTGCCGTTTTTTCTTCTTCGTTTGAATAGTTTTGTTTGAACTGCGTACTAGAAAGAAAATAGTTCGGTGGCGTTAGTTTTAGAAAAAGGTTGAGATATttcctttttgaatttttttccctGTTTTATTTTTTCAACCAAACCCATTAAGAAACTGTAAACCTTTTCTCTAATGGTTTTTGGTCGAGAAAATTTTCCCAATTCTTTTTGATAAAACAAAATATGTTGCCGAGTTCTTTTTTACATTTTTGTAAAATATGGAAAAACAATTCAACATTGTTGCAAAATAAATGCTTCCTTAATTGGGGTTGAGTATGTAAATTACGATTTTGGTATATATTTTGGGTGCAGATGGTGGTGATGTGCTTTACATCTCTTCTGCACAAAAACTTTTCTTTGCAATATCAAGTTAGTGATTTGCAGGTAACTTCCAGTATCAAGATTTCTGACATGCATATAattgtgtgtgtatgtatgtaagTACGTTAGCAAGTTCGTGTGAAAGTTATACTACGTTGATACAATGATCATAGAATTACTACTTCTTCCAAAGGCTAAAGTTACGATGACCATGTTGATTCCATTTGTACCTCACTGTTGTTATTTGAAAAGTTCAAACGTTTTTCCTCTACTCCGGTTTTCTTAAACGTCTTTTATGcattttagtttttctttttctaaattTGGTCTGTACTACTCCTACTTATAAGATTTCTAGATATGTAAATCTTATTTCCCAAAAATCAAAGGCAATACTGGCCAAGGTCAACCGTAAATAGATATTTTGACCTTACACTTCAAGCCCCATCATTATTTTTTGAGGCGGAAGGGGTGGTCTGTTATTTATTGGACTGCCAGAATAACCCCAGGAAGGAAAGGGGAAGGAACCACAATGTAGGAATTGAACATGTTCAAAAGTTCAGCTCTAATCACGCAATTTTCCATTTTCCATTCTTTAGACTAGATATGATTCTACTTGAATCTAAGTTGGCATTCAATTTTTTGATAATAAATGGTAAATCTTATTAGACAAATAGTGCTAAGAAGGGACTAAAAATTTTCAAAAGTTCCTGTTGCCCTCCTCCTATGCAAGGACTCCATTAATTCCAAGATATCTTCAATGTCATTTGCTATATATTCCTTTTACTCCAGATATGCAAATTTTAACTACATTTCAACTTTACATAAGAGATACAGTCTTTTCTCCCCTAATCTTTTCTCCCCTAAAATATCCTGCTAGTTCTTTTTACTCAAATGTCCACAGTATACACCATTGGATTGTTTTCCATGCTTCTTTGCGCCTTTTCTCTATCTTCTGCCTTTTTCAGCAGCTTAGTATTTGTCTCAAATTTACAGGCATTACTGATTGGAGTCCATATAAGTTTAGGAATTCCATATCGGCCAAATAACTAGGCAATGGAGTAAAAAAAATGACTGTCTTATTCAGTTGCTTCCTTGCATTTGCTACATCTGCTGCACACACTGTAGCCTCTTCATTGTGAGTTACTTTGTGTCAAACAAGACTCTTGAAATGGCTACTTTAGGTGGAGCTCTTACTTTCCAGATCATCCTCCAAGGCCAACTCAAGTACTATCCATGAAAAGAAACCGTACGAATGTATAGCATTCACCTTTTCCAGTTATAAATTGACTTAAGTGTGCTTAATTTACTTTCTCGTAACTTTTCGCATGTGCAATTATATTGATGCTATAAATCTGGGCATTTGAGAAGTATAATTTGGCTGACATACATGGAAGATATTACTGGATCAGTCCCCTAACTGTCTACTTGTTTCTCTTTTCCTTCTTGTTATTCAGGATGAGTTTTCAACGCTCAATGCCAGATTGAGACACTGCAACATTTCAGATTCTATTGACATTATTGACTCAACGCCAGAACATAATATTTCCAGTGCAAGTTTAAAAATTACGGCATTGATTCTCTCACTCATGATGTTGTCCCTTCCTCTTGTTTTTATTAAATATATGGAGTATATCTCCAACGTTAGAAGACAGTTGGACAATACGACGGAGGAATTATCTCTGAACAAGCGGCTAGCTTACCGGGTGGATGTATTCTTATCGTTTCATCCTTATGCTAAACCACTAACCTTGTTAATTGCCACTTTGCTCCTGATTTCTCTTGGTGGCTTAGCACTTTTTGGCGTGACAGATGATAGCATAGCAGACTGCCTTTGGTTATCATGGACATATGTTGCAAATTCAGGAAATCATACTAATTCTGAGGGCATTGGTCCTCGTCTAGTGTCAGTTTCTGTTAGTTTCGGTGGAATGCTGATATTTGCCATGATGCTTGGACTAGTTTCTGATGCAATCTCAGAGAAATTTGACTCACTCAGGAAGGGAAGAAGTGAAGTAGTTGAGCAGAATCACACACTTATACTTGGTTGGAGTGATAAGCTGGTGGGTTTTGTAAATTTACTAGTCTGTTTTCTGACAAGCTCATAAGTTTTTCTTTTCCCTAGATAACTGTCCTCAAACTGTTTTTAGCACCTGATCTGCATCACAATCTACCTAGTAGGGGTTTTCTTATTTTGCATTGTTCAGAAGCCCTCTCTAAATTGCTTAAGATATCACCTCTCATTACTCCAAGAAAATGAGATGAAGCTCCAAAggtttgaattttccttttatttctatAATAATAACTTTCAAGTgaatggagtagaatcagaagAACCACATTAATTTTATTGCTCCAATTATTGTCCTGGTCAATCTTGTTTTTCTTTCAATTGGAGACAACCACATTAATTTTATTGATTGTCCTTTCCCTATTATTGACCATGCTCCATGACAATAACGAGATTACCAGGACAACAGTCGTCATTATTATGTAAGCAATTGGAACACAATTGAAAACTATCATCTAACTTTGATTAGTTGGCCTTGCAAAAAACTTATTTACATAGTGCAGCTGAGTATTACTGATATTTGCTGGAGATCTCTTAATAGCTCTGTATATTCTGGACAATATAAAGTGCCTCAGAGAAGTACCGGCCTTGTTCACAAAGAGTACATCTGTATACCCAGGGATCATTGCTGAATCAACTCGCAATAGCTAATGAGAGTTTGGGGGGTGGAACAGTTGTAGTCATGGCTGAGCGAGACAAAGAAGAGATGGAACTTGATATTGCTAAAATGGAGTTTGATTTTAGAGGAACTTCTGTCATATGTAGAAGTGGAAGCCCCTTGATTCTGGCTGACCTGAAAAAGGTATGCATTAAGTTTTGTTTCCAAACATAAATTATGTCTTAAAAGACCTTTTGTTCCCTGTTTTACATTGGTATAGaatgtaatttttattttagaGATCTGATTCTCAATGCTTTATCCTGAAATTTTGCTAGTGTTTCACTCTTCTGAGTTTAAACAGCTTCTCATCAAGAGCCCACTTCTTTTCTCATGCTTTGATTGTTTAGAGAATGCTCCTGTAGTTTTCCAGAATTTGTAagttaaataattttttgaactCACTAGATAAATCTTTAGTAGGTGTCCGTCTCTAAGGCTCGTGCAATAGTTGTCCTTGCTGAAGATGGGAATGCTGACCAGGTCAGAGCAATAACTATTTTTAGTAACTCATTTTCAGGATTGAAAGTTGTAGCAGGTATTAATAAAAAATTTATAATGTAGAGTGATGCCCGTGCTCTGAGGACAGTTTTAAGCCTGACAGGAGTAAAGGAAGGTCTTCGGGGGCACATAGTGGTTGAACTCAGTGATCTTGATAATGAGGTTCTTGTGAAACTTGTTGGTGGAGATCTTGTTGAAACTGTGGTGGCTCATGACGTAATTGGGCGATTAATGATCCAATGTGCTCGACAGCCAGGCCTTGCACAGGTCAGCTTCTTAGCTATGATCAAATTTGCTTTGTGACTAATGTCTAATTTAAACCTAGCTACTAAATTGAGTGGGAGATGAAATACTATCTGTGTCAATGAATCAAATTTTTTTCTCTATGGACTTGGCAATGGCAGATATGGGAAGACATCCTTGGATTTGAGAATTGCGAGTTCTACATCAAGAAATGGCCACAATTTCATGGTATGCAATTTGAAGAAGTCCTAATCAGTTTTCCTGATGCTATTCCTTGTGGCATCAAGGTGGCATCATCAGGTGGAAAAATAATACTGAATCCCGATGATTCCTATCTGTTGCAAGAAGGAGATGAGGTCCTTGTTATTGCTGAGGATGATGACTCATATGCTCCAGCACCACTGCCTATGGTGCGTACCCTGTTCTTAATATAACTATGTTCTTAATTTAACTATCTTCGCTTGTTTCTCTGCTTGAAACGTAATCAACCCAAATTGCAAGTTATAATGATGATAAAAAGGTGAATGAATAGCGTATTCATCAATAAAAAGGGTGGTCTTTTGGTGTAACTTAAGATTTAGATATATGTTGACTGTCGAGAACCTTTTGCTTGACTTCTATTTAGATGAGATGAACTGCATTCTATGTTTATTTATAGTCAATGTGTagattttgagaagaagaaaaggcttcttatatttttgtgtttgtttacaTCCCATGAACAGAGAAATTTATACAAAGCTCCTAAtattaattaaggaaataaaataaattcatacaatCAATCCAGCTATTCGTAAAATTATGCTAATCAACACTCATAAATCAAATCTCCTTGAATCATGCTAATCAACACTCCCACTCAAGTTGGTGCAAAGATGTCGCACATGCCCAACTTGCAACTCAAAGTATAGAAAGTTCGCTTGTTGAGACCTTTGGTAAACACATCAGCTAGCTGTTTTTTCGATGGCACATGAAACAAACTCAACACACTAGTTGTAACTTTTTCTTTGATGAAGTGTGATCGATTTCCACATGCTTTGTTTGGTCATGCTGGACTGGATTATGAGCTATACTGATGGCAGCTTGTTGTCACAGTACAaggaaagtttttctttttcagacGGTCTCAATTCCTGTAGTAGCTTTTGTAGCCAAAACAGTTCGCAAACACCCTAGGCCATAGCTCTATATTCTGCCTTCACACTTGATTTAGCAACTACACTTAGCTTCTTGCTTCTCCAAGTAATCAAGTTTCCTCCTACGAGTGTACAATAATCGGATGTTGATCTTCTGTCATCTAGAGATCCAACCCAATCTGTGTCCGTAAAGGCTTCTATTTGGAGGTGATCATGTTTGGAGAAAAGTAGGCCTTTCCTTGGAGCAAACTTCAGATACCGCAAAATGTGGAAGACATCTTGCATATGAGGATCTTGGGGATCATGCATGAACTGACTCACCAGGCTAACTGAATAGGCTATGTTTGGTTAGTGTGGGAGA encodes the following:
- the LOC104249859 gene encoding ion channel CASTOR-like isoform X5 — its product is MVVMCFTSLLHKNFSLQYQVSDLQDEFSTLNARLRHCNISDSIDIIDSTPEHNISSASLKITALILSLMMLSLPLVFIKYMEYISNVRRQLDNTTEELSLNKRLAYRVDVFLSFHPYAKPLTLLIATLLLISLGGLALFGVTDDSIADCLWLSWTYVANSGNHTNSEGIGPRLVSVSVSFGGMLIFAMMLGLVSDAISEKFDSLRKGRSEVVEQNHTLILGWSDKLGSLLNQLAIANESLGGGTVVVMAERDKEEMELDIAKMEFDFRGTSVICRSGSPLILADLKKVSVSKARAIVVLAEDGNADQSDARALRTVLSLTGVKEGLRGHIVVELSDLDNEVLVKLVGGDLVETVVAHDVIGRLMIQCARQPGLAQIWEDILGFENCEFYIKKWPQFHGMQFEEVLISFPDAIPCGIKVASSGGKIILNPDDSYLLQEGDEVLVIAEDDDSYAPAPLPMVQGGNLPKNLIIPKTTERILFCGWRRDMEDMILVLDAFLAHGSELWMFNEVCEKEREKKLTDGGLDISRLANIILVNREGNAVIRRHLESLPLESFGSILILADESVEDSAIQADSRSLATLLLIRDIQAKRLPYREAMASKIHRGSSSQGSWREEMQQASDKSVIISEILDPRTKNLLSMSKISDYVLSNELVSMALAMVAEDRQINDVLEELFAEEGNEMQIRGADLYLCEGEELSFYEVLLRARQRREIVIGYRLANAEKAIINPPAKTERRRWSVKDVFVIIADKE
- the LOC104249859 gene encoding ion channel CASTOR-like isoform X2, whose product is MTLNSESPSTSNRDWFFPSQSFNVPRSPARRFFSPYPRTTTSFQNSSSNFTSPLAVPRTLRRRISHRRRIQNSAGATTDEIGGNSNDAVLIQSEDCPSSGNKTTTSAHKKYTDFVRWRMACVIAMVVMCFTSLLHKNFSLQYQVSDLQDEFSTLNARLRHCNISDSIDIIDSTPEHNISSASLKITALILSLMMLSLPLVFIKYMEYISNVRRQLDNTTEELSLNKRLAYRVDVFLSFHPYAKPLTLLIATLLLISLGGLALFGVTDDSIADCLWLSWTYVANSGNHTNSEGIGPRLVSVSVSFGGMLIFAMMLGLVSDAISEKFDSLRKGRSEVVEQNHTLILGWSDKLGSLLNQLAIANESLGGGTVVVMAERDKEEMELDIAKMEFDFRGTSVICRSGSPLILADLKKVSVSKARAIVVLAEDGNADQSDARALRTVLSLTGVKEGLRGHIVVELSDLDNEVLVKLVGGDLVETVVAHDVIGRLMIQCARQPGLAQIWEDILGFENCEFYIKKWPQFHEGDEVLVIAEDDDSYAPAPLPMVQGGNLPKNLIIPKTTERILFCGWRRDMEDMILVLDAFLAHGSELWMFNEVCEKEREKKLTDGGLDISRLANIILVNREGNAVIRRHLESLPLESFGSILILADESVEDSAIQADSRSLATLLLIRDIQAKRLPYREAMASKIHRGSSSQGSWREEMQQASDKSVIISEILDPRTKNLLSMSKISDYVLSNELVSMALAMVAEDRQINDVLEELFAEEGNEMQIRGADLYLCEGEELSFYEVLLRARQRREIVIGYRLANAEKAIINPPAKTERRRWSVKDVFVIIADKE
- the LOC104249859 gene encoding ion channel CASTOR-like isoform X3 produces the protein MTLNSESPSTSNRDWFFPSQSFNVPRSPARRFFSPYPRTTTSFQNSSSNFTSPLAVPRTLRRRISHRRRIQNSAGATTDEIGGNSNDAVLIQSEDCPSSGNKTTTSAHKKYTDFVRWRMACVIAMVVMCFTSLLHKNFSLQYQVSDLQDEFSTLNARLRHCNISDSIDIIDSTPEHNISSASLKITALILSLMMLSLPLVFIKYMEYISNVRRQLDNTTEELSLNKRLAYRVDVFLSFHPYAKPLTLLIATLLLISLGGLALFGVTDDSIADCLWLSWTYVANSGNHTNSEGIGPRLVSVSVSFGGMLIFAMMLGLVSDAISEKFDSLRKGRSEVVEQNHTLILGWSDKLGSLLNQLAIANESLGGGTVVVMAERDKEEMELDIAKMEFDFRGTSVICRSGSPLILADLKKVSVSKARAIVVLAEDGNADQSDARALRTVLSLTGVKEGLRGHIVVELSDLDNEVLVKLVGGDLVETVVAHDVIGRLMIQCARQPGLAQIWEDILGFENCEFYIKKWPQFHGMQFEEVLISFPDAIPCGIKVASSGGKIILNPDDSYLLQEGDEVLVIAEDDDSYAPAPLPMVQGGNLPKNLIIPKTTERILFCGWRRDMEDMILILILADESVEDSAIQADSRSLATLLLIRDIQAKRLPYREAMASKIHRGSSSQGSWREEMQQASDKSVIISEILDPRTKNLLSMSKISDYVLSNELVSMALAMVAEDRQINDVLEELFAEEGNEMQIRGADLYLCEGEELSFYEVLLRARQRREIVIGYRLANAEKAIINPPAKTERRRWSVKDVFVIIADKE